The Salvelinus alpinus chromosome 10, SLU_Salpinus.1, whole genome shotgun sequence genome includes the window CCGATGCCATGTTATGTTTAGTACTTTTAATATAGCTCTCTCGGAGCCTACAAGCCCGATTTTACCGTGCAAAGGGGAACCGTAGTTCTAAACTGCATTGCACTGAATGACAAATCCACCCCACATAACGTGCAAATTGACAGCGGTGTGTGATGCAGCGAAACTGACGCTCACTTATGGAAGTGATGGGGACGTTACATTAGGGCAGGGCACTCTATCATATGGGATCGAATTACAGCTACATTCTTAAAGAGATAGGCCTATTCTCATACAccccctcccaacacacacacgcgtTAATGAAATATATGTCAATTTGCTAATATCAATTTAACTCCCTGATCAACAGTGACAATGTTTGGTGTTGCTGAAAAGAACATTGTTAGAACACTGTCAGTCACATTGGTCCTGTGACTCAGATGCTGTTAAAGGGGGGTGAAGTATGGCCTACCAGGTAGTTTAGACTagaggggtgggcaattccagtcctcgggggcctgattggtgacaCCGTTTTGGGCTGACCCACGCTCAAGCAATAAATAGGCTAATATTGCTTGAAATTTGGGGACGCATCGGCTCCCCAAGCCAATTCACCTGGCCTATTAAAATAGGCGTCTGAGAATATTTATCCCCCACAGCCGTCCTTGCTGCATGTTCTGGTTCAATGTAGTATAAACTGTTATTATTGAGATTATTATATTGACAGGTTATGACATGACAGTATGGCCATCAAATAAAATGATTGCAGCCACATGCCAGGAGATGTTGCATTTTGTGGTCTGGATCCTTGCTAGACATATTGATGATGCTGACTTGTTTTGTTGAATAAACTAAACAAAGCCAAAAAACTTACTTGATTAATGGTTGAAGCTTAATCAAAATCAATCTCAGCAGTTTGGTTTTCCCCGTTGACATCCATTTTATTGTTGCTTAGACCGTTTCCAGGAAACTGTACATAAATAATGCTTTTGCGCTCCGCTCCAACTGGTCCAAACGAGTGTCCGTAGTAGCAATCATGGCAGTGTTGTTAGGACTATTCACAGGACTTTGTTTTACTGTGATTTGTGTTATAGTGCGGCTTCTGATTGTGATTCGTTCTGGATCAAAATGTAAACCTGGAGAGAAAGGTCCCGTCTGCGTGCTTGTCGTTGCTGGATCAGGTATCAATATTTTaaaagtaacgttagctagctggctaagctaGCAGCAGGTACTGAAGCGTCCGAGACAATCCTTTGCTTTTGGGGCATTTATGAATATTTATCAATTACTAGGCTTTACTCTTTACTTTACACTTAATTGGTATTTCTTTCTGCTAGTTATTAAAACTACAGAGTAGTAACAAATAATCGCGTTGTTACGGTAACTAGGTAACCTAGGTATTAGGGCTGACGTCACCAATAACAAACATGATGTGGCGGGTAAAATTACGAAGAGAGATCGGCTACTTAATTAAAGCTAAATGTGTTTTTTTAGGCTGTAACATTATAATGCGCATTAAGTGTTTTATGTCAAAACATCACGTTTTTACTTTCTTTAGAAACACTATTGGAAACACTGTGAGTAATTGTAAATTGCACCATTATACGGATGATACTGTTTTGTTCTCTAAATTAGTGCCCTCTCTCTGAAACACGCCATTTGTGAACTGCTGCACGCTTTAGATTCCATACGAAACTCGCTTGTTGACATTAAAACAACGTTTGTTATCCAAGTCTCATACTATGGACCCCACTGACTTGCATAATGTAGCCTATAGGCTAGCTTGAGTGGAGCACAAATTGATTGATGATACATTGTAATTTAAAACGCATATAGATAAACTAACTAAAACACAGAGGATTAACGTTGGTGTCGTATTTAGAATAGTCCCGTTTGACTTTTGACAACAGGAAGAAGATTGTACAGGCGACACTCCTGACAGTCCTAGATTATGGTGATATAATATGTCTCCTCTGTTTTGGGCCAAACTGCTTTTAGTTATAGTGCTGCTCATTCCTTCAGGATATATATTACAGCTGGACATCCTGGTTAATTAGGTCCCTTTAAGACTTTAATACCTGTTCATTGTGAAATGTACTTGTGAAATCTAAGAATTATGCTTTGTATATACTTTGTTTTAAGCTGTTTGGATTGTAACACAGAGCACCATTTGAAAAGGAGACACAGAGGATAATAATAGTGCTTCTATTGACCACGTAGCCTACGTTACATCTATGCATTCAttgtgtattttttttcttcaggtGGACACACCACTGAGATCCTGCGTCTGATGGAGAGTCTCTCTCAGTCCTACAGCCCAAGACACTATATAATCGCAGACACAGACAAGATGAGTGAAGACAAGATACGCACCTTTGAAAACGCAAAGAAAGACACTGGTTCAAAAGGCCAGGTAGAACCTACAGCCTCTTGCACATTTAAGTAGCATAGTTCTTGAGTAGCCTATTTCAGACACAGTCATCAACTGCCCTTCAAAATCAGGAAAACGTGGACAAATGAAGGTCTAAAGATCCCTGTTTCTTACTGCATTGTTACCGTTAGTTGAAATATGAATTCCTCTCTGTAATAGAATGTCTTACATAGCAACGTTTTGAGTTGCTATGATCTTTATAAGTCCACTTCTATTCAAATGAACATCTTATGTTGTTAGTTCTCATTGAGATGAGATTCTGATCTGTAGTGTAAATCTCAGTGCAAGGCCTATCCTTTCCACCAGATGGAGTCAACtccttttagttttttttgtgtcTGTAACAAAACTTCCcatcactaggctacttgccattGGGCGTGATTTCTTTCTGTATAGTCAGTATTGCTTGAGGTACCTGTCTCTGCTATCAGAGACAATTGACCTGTGAGATTTAAGCTAGCCGTCTCATTTTATAACTTCCCTCCCCGTCAGTTTACCATCCAGCGGATCCCTCGAAGCCGTGAGGTGCGTCAATCCTGGAGTTCCTCTGTGATCTCCACTCTGAACGCCCTGCTCTACGCCGTTCCTCTGGTGTTCAGGCTCAGGCCAGACGTGGTAGGTTGAATCATAATATATCATCTAGCCTTGTTAGGCCAGACATGGTAGGTTGAATCATAATATATCATCTAGCCTTGTTAGGCTAGACATGGTAGGTTGAATCATAATATATCATCTAGCCTTGTTAGGCCAGACATGTTAGGTTagatcataatataatatataatctaGCCTTGTTAGAACAGACATGGTAGGATggatcataatataatatataatctaGCCTTGTTAGAACAGACATGGTAGGATggatcataatataatatataatctaGTCTTATTAGGCCAGACATGGTAGGTTggatcataatataatatataatctaGCCTTGTTAGAACAGACATGGTAGGATggatcataatataatatataatctaGCCTTGTTAGAACAGACATGGTAGGATggatcataatataatatataatctaGCCTTGTTAGAACAGACATGGTAGGATggatcataatataatatataatctaGCCTTGTTAGAACAGACATGGTAGGATggatcataatataatatataatctaGTTTTATTAGGCCAGACATGGTAGGTTggatcataatataatatataatctaGCCTTGTTAGAACAGACATGGTAGGATggatcataatataatatataatctaGCCTTGTTAGAACAGACATGGTAGGATggatcataatataatatataatctaGCCTTGTTAGAACAGACATGGTAGGATggatcataatataatatataatctaGCCTTGTTAGAACAGACATGGTAGGATggatcataatataatatataatctaGTCTTATTAGGCCAGACATGGTAGGTTggatcataatataatatataatctaGCCTTGTTAGGTCAGATATGGTactgtttatgtactgtacacTGCTGTACCCCATCCCATTTAGTCTCTGACAGTACACTGCTGTACCCCATCCCATTTAGTCTCTCTGACAGTACACTGCTGTACCCCATCCCATTTAGTCTCTGACTGTACACTGCTGTACCCCATCCCATTTAGTGTCTCTGACAGTACACTGCTGTACCCCATCCCATTTAGTCTCTCTGACAGTACACTGCTGTACCCCATCCCATTTAGTCTCTGACAGTACACTGCTGTACCCCATCCCATTTAGTCTCTCTGACAGTACACTGCTGTACCCCATCCCATTTAGTCTCTGACAGTACACTGCTGTACCCCATCCCATTTAGTCTCTCTGACAGTACACTGCTGTACCCCATCCCATTTAGTCTCTCTGACAGTACACTGCTGTACCCCATCCCATTTAGTCTCTCTGACACTACACTGCTGTACCCCATCCCATTTAGTCTCTCTGACACTACACTGCTGTACCCCATCCCATTTAGTCTCTCTCAGGCCAGACATGGAAGGTTTGTTCATAATAGATTATAATCTGTCTGGTTGGTTTAGCATGCAGCCCTCAGTGTGGTACTGtgacctggtcccagatctgttcgtgCTCTTTCGACAGAACTGACCAGACATCCTAGACCTCCAACCTCTTATTTAGATGTCAAACTTCAACTCAAGAAATGTGTGTTATTCATTTTATCTTCGatttaattctgactattttgaggaggTGTGTACACTGGCTACAGCGTTTTTCAAGCCAACATCTTTTCAGGGAGGATGGGAGCACACTCGTTGGGTTAGGCTAGCCGTGTTCAGCTAGGAGCCAGCCGAACTGTAGCATGCTGATGCCTTAACTCTGCAGCTCTGctctggaggagggagaggggagacagagggtcaGGTTTTCCCCCTTCGGTCTCTTGGGATaacagcaggaagagagggaggatggggaaaaGAGGAGTGTAGGGCAGAGTGTGACTAAGCaagcacagagagggagagcgagagaaagagacggCAGCCAGTGCTTACAGAATGTACTAGTTAGTAGTAGTCTTGGATTGTGGATATCACCTGCCATTGGCTGACATTCTGCCCTGAAGAATCACTGTCCGTCCATTCAGCTCTCAATGGAATCTCATCATTAGCCACTGTCCATCCATTCACCTCCCCATATAGTATTCAACACCTTTCAACACCTCTCTAACCCATAGAGTATTCAACACCTCTCTAACACATAGAGTATTCAACACCTCCCTAACCCATAGAGTATTCAACACCTCCCTAACCCATAGAGTATTCAACACCTCCCTAACCCATAGAGTATTCAACACCTCCCTAACCCATAGAGTATTCAACACCTCCCTAACCCATAGAGTATTCAACACCTCCCTAACCCATAGAGTATTCAACACCTCCCTAACCCATAGAGTATTCAACACCACTCTAACCCATAGAGTATTCAACACCTCTCTAACCCATAGAGTATTCAACACCTCCCTAACCCATAGAGTATTTAACACATTTCAACACCTCTCTAACCCATAGAGTATTCAACACCTCTCTAACCCATAGAGTATTCAACACCTCCCTAACCCATAGAGTATTCAACACCTCTCTAACCCATAGAGTATTCAACACCTCTCTAACCCATAGAGTATTCAACACCTCTCTAACCCATAGAGTATTCAACACCTCTCTAACCCATAGAGTATTCAACACCT containing:
- the LOC139531489 gene encoding UDP-N-acetylglucosamine transferase subunit ALG14-like; this translates as MAVLLGLFTGLCFTVICVIVRLLIVIRSGSKCKPGEKGPVCVLVVAGSGGHTTEILRLMESLSQSYSPRHYIIADTDKMSEDKIRTFENAKKDTGSKGQFTIQRIPRSREVRQSWSSSVISTLNALLYAVPLVFRLRPDVVLCNGPGTCVPLCAAGLLLGLLGLKRVLLVYVESICRVESLSLSGKILYHVSDYFFVQWSTLKDKYPKSIYLGRIV